In Blastopirellula marina, the following proteins share a genomic window:
- the aroE gene encoding shikimate dehydrogenase, translating into MICVSIGRGRHKHIIAEHKHLVEQGAQLCELRLDYINGTIKLKRLLENRPSPVVITYRRERDGGRYAGDEQERQMVLRTAIAEQVDYIDLEEDIAASIPRYGKTKRIISYHNFRETPADLEGLHRRMQKLDPDIIKIATMANSPQDNVRILELARGSEIPTIGLCMGDMGMPSRILGGRFGCPFTYATSSNERTLAPGQIGFRQMVDLYRYEEITDDTELYGVVADPIGHSLSPHLHNAAFSEQGMNRRYLPFRVPREHLSVFLGEVCPQLGVKGLSITIPHKEAAIKFVKRPDAAVTGVGATNTIIFDDEGPSGFNTDCDSAMESLDTMLLPEQQGGSLEGVKVLVLGSGGVARGIVWSLIQRKASVTISSRTLENAEELAQHFKCRHIHWEDRGSVQPDVLINGTPVGMHPNVNETPFEKRWIKPSMVVFDTVYNPEQTLLIKEAKAVGARVVTGVEMFVRQAALQFKLFTGVETSRELMRSTLKRLTGAVRTG; encoded by the coding sequence ATGATCTGCGTCAGCATCGGCCGTGGCCGACATAAACACATCATTGCCGAACACAAGCACCTGGTCGAACAGGGAGCTCAGTTGTGCGAGTTGCGTCTCGACTACATCAACGGGACGATTAAACTCAAACGCCTGCTCGAAAATCGGCCCAGCCCCGTGGTAATCACGTATCGTCGAGAACGTGACGGTGGACGCTATGCAGGGGACGAACAAGAACGCCAGATGGTCCTACGCACGGCGATTGCTGAACAGGTCGACTACATCGACTTGGAAGAGGACATTGCGGCCTCGATTCCACGCTATGGGAAAACGAAACGGATCATCAGCTACCACAACTTCCGCGAGACGCCGGCCGACCTGGAAGGTTTGCATCGGCGCATGCAGAAGCTCGATCCCGATATCATCAAGATCGCCACCATGGCGAACTCGCCGCAAGACAACGTCCGGATCTTAGAACTAGCCCGTGGTAGTGAAATCCCCACGATCGGTCTCTGCATGGGCGATATGGGAATGCCTTCGCGTATTCTCGGCGGGCGTTTTGGCTGTCCGTTTACCTACGCCACCAGTTCCAACGAACGAACCCTGGCACCGGGTCAGATCGGTTTTCGCCAGATGGTCGATCTCTACCGGTACGAAGAGATCACCGACGATACCGAGTTATACGGCGTGGTGGCCGATCCGATTGGTCATAGCTTGAGCCCTCATTTACACAACGCGGCATTTAGCGAGCAGGGAATGAATCGCCGATATTTGCCGTTTCGCGTGCCGCGCGAACACCTGAGTGTGTTCTTGGGCGAAGTGTGCCCGCAACTGGGTGTCAAAGGTTTAAGCATTACGATTCCGCACAAGGAAGCCGCGATCAAGTTTGTCAAACGACCTGACGCCGCGGTCACGGGAGTCGGGGCGACCAACACGATCATCTTCGATGACGAAGGGCCGTCAGGATTCAACACCGATTGCGATTCGGCGATGGAAAGCCTCGACACGATGCTTCTCCCTGAACAGCAAGGTGGATCGCTGGAAGGGGTTAAGGTATTGGTCCTGGGGAGTGGCGGTGTGGCTCGCGGCATTGTGTGGTCTTTGATCCAGCGAAAAGCGTCGGTAACCATTTCCAGTCGCACGCTGGAGAACGCGGAAGAACTGGCCCAGCATTTCAAGTGCCGGCACATTCACTGGGAAGACCGCGGTTCGGTACAACCCGACGTACTGATCAACGGTACGCCGGTTGGTATGCATCCTAACGTCAATGAAACACCGTTCGAGAAGCGTTGGATCAAGCCGAGCATGGTCGTGTTTGACACGGTCTACAATCCCGAGCAAACGTTGCTGATCAAAGAAGCCAAGGCAGTGGGGGCACGCGTGGTGACCGGGGTCGAGATGTTCGTTCGTCAGGCGGCCTTGCAGTTCAAGCTCTTTACCGGTGTCGAGACTTCGCGCGAGCTGATGCGAAGTACCCTCAAGCGGTTGACCGGTGCGGTCAGAACAGGTTAG
- a CDS encoding shikimate kinase, whose product MNLALIGYRGTGKSHVARLLAHQLKWPLVDADIYVEKQAGKSIAEIFAAAGESGFRDLETQALIELTEQSGQILSLGGGVILREENRQRIADTCYTVWLTASPKEIARRLSGDASTQARRPSLTGKSTLEEIEEVLTKRIPLYRQCADLTIDTQRKSPKEVSRAILDQLPLPLAKKEQ is encoded by the coding sequence ATGAATCTGGCACTCATCGGGTATCGCGGAACCGGCAAATCACACGTCGCCAGGCTGCTGGCGCATCAGCTGAAGTGGCCGCTGGTTGATGCCGATATTTACGTCGAGAAGCAAGCCGGTAAATCGATCGCCGAGATCTTTGCCGCGGCCGGCGAGTCAGGCTTTCGTGATCTCGAAACACAAGCCCTGATCGAACTGACCGAACAGTCAGGCCAGATCTTGTCCTTGGGGGGCGGTGTTATCCTGCGGGAAGAGAATCGCCAGCGGATCGCCGACACTTGCTATACCGTTTGGCTGACCGCTTCACCAAAGGAAATTGCCCGGCGACTATCTGGCGATGCATCGACCCAAGCTCGTCGTCCTAGTTTGACCGGTAAATCGACACTGGAAGAAATCGAAGAAGTCTTGACGAAGCGTATTCCGCTTTACCGGCAATGTGCTGACCTGACGATCGATACCCAACGCAAGTCGCCTAAAGAGGTGTCTCGTGCGATCTTGGACCAACTCCCGTTGCCTTTAGCGAAGAAAGAACAGTAA
- a CDS encoding prepilin peptidase, translating to MAWWENLVALWIGIPLNVRLVILFVFGAIVAGQLNRAIYRWTWVPKNYDPWSKPHPDVPPRNLFDKVPIFGWLGLSRESKVHGTVHWLQPLLIELGCGFFFAWYYHWVISGKLVPITVNVPLGEAALHAIYVQHIVLISFMVIATFVDFDSRTIPDYVTVPGFLVALIFCSLVPFVGLPMPDGPPFFGLSQPGAKLDAIPLHAAALSKWPETWNGSSALAVGLVLAFGWWFALCPKLIWIRGGTTKFFRYLVASFIRYSLNWFYLGMLVLLIAFVSAAWLWGGEAVWQSVFSALLGMAFAGLLIWLVRFFASLAMGQEAMGFGDVTLMCMIGAYIGWQPVMVIFFMAPFIACVFAIVNYLLTGDAYLAYGPYLCIGTLLTMIFWGGLWQQYGPLLGLGPWLPALFLALPVVLGGMLTAWVWIKFTFIYPDKA from the coding sequence GTGGCCTGGTGGGAGAATCTTGTCGCACTGTGGATTGGAATTCCGCTCAATGTGCGATTGGTAATACTGTTTGTGTTCGGTGCGATCGTGGCCGGGCAACTCAACCGGGCCATCTATCGCTGGACGTGGGTTCCCAAGAATTATGATCCGTGGAGTAAGCCTCATCCGGATGTCCCGCCGCGGAACCTTTTCGATAAGGTGCCAATCTTTGGCTGGCTTGGGTTGTCGCGGGAAAGCAAGGTTCACGGCACCGTGCATTGGTTGCAGCCGCTGCTGATTGAGCTGGGCTGCGGATTCTTCTTTGCCTGGTATTACCACTGGGTGATCTCCGGCAAACTCGTTCCCATCACGGTAAATGTTCCGCTGGGGGAAGCGGCGCTGCATGCGATCTACGTGCAGCACATCGTATTGATCTCGTTTATGGTGATTGCCACCTTTGTCGACTTTGATTCGCGAACGATCCCCGACTACGTCACTGTTCCAGGCTTTCTGGTCGCGTTGATCTTCTGTTCGCTCGTTCCTTTTGTGGGACTGCCGATGCCAGATGGTCCGCCCTTTTTTGGGTTGTCGCAGCCTGGCGCGAAGTTGGATGCGATTCCGCTACATGCAGCGGCGCTCAGTAAGTGGCCGGAAACTTGGAATGGAAGTTCCGCACTCGCGGTCGGTCTGGTGCTGGCGTTTGGTTGGTGGTTTGCCCTATGTCCGAAATTGATTTGGATTCGGGGCGGAACGACCAAGTTCTTCCGCTACCTGGTGGCCAGCTTCATTCGTTATTCGCTGAACTGGTTCTACCTCGGGATGCTGGTACTGCTGATTGCATTCGTCTCGGCTGCCTGGCTGTGGGGTGGTGAAGCGGTTTGGCAATCAGTCTTCAGTGCCCTGCTCGGAATGGCCTTCGCCGGATTGTTGATCTGGCTGGTCCGCTTCTTTGCCAGCCTGGCGATGGGGCAAGAAGCGATGGGCTTTGGCGACGTTACGCTCATGTGCATGATCGGCGCGTATATCGGCTGGCAGCCGGTGATGGTGATCTTCTTCATGGCACCGTTCATCGCCTGCGTGTTTGCGATCGTGAACTACTTGCTGACTGGCGATGCGTATCTCGCTTACGGACCCTACCTGTGCATCGGCACGCTCCTCACGATGATTTTCTGGGGCGGGCTGTGGCAGCAGTATGGGCCACTGTTGGGACTGGGACCTTGGCTGCCGGCCTTGTTCCTGGCGTTGCCGGTAGTGCTGGGGGGCATGCTGACGGCGTGGGTTTGGATCAAGTTCACGTTCATCTATCCGGATAAAGCATAG
- a CDS encoding flagellar motor protein MotB, whose product MFRLCCFTLVSLALAGLGCNQNAAWRQQQVLAQQQTQAQIAEFERRASGLDASNQDLHSQLAQAQQQQRILQDELSLVRRQLNDTTSQLAQSQELAKEQQQKVQTMMASTQYRGGAVIRPNNSLTSELSKIQIPGVTARQDGDVIRIEIPADALFQTGTNSLIPNSDNILSQLTGILQRDFPQNKIGIEGHTDNQPVMPPYTSSHQLSASMAQTVFDQLTSRYRMNPDRLVVVGHGANHPVVSNATPAGQHKNRRVDLVIYPQSDN is encoded by the coding sequence ATGTTTCGTCTTTGCTGTTTCACCTTGGTCTCGCTAGCACTTGCTGGCCTGGGCTGCAATCAAAACGCAGCCTGGCGGCAACAGCAAGTCCTTGCGCAGCAGCAAACCCAGGCCCAGATCGCCGAGTTCGAACGCCGTGCTTCCGGGTTGGATGCCTCGAACCAGGACCTGCACTCGCAGCTGGCTCAAGCCCAGCAGCAGCAAAGGATCCTACAGGACGAACTCTCGCTCGTTCGCCGCCAACTGAACGACACGACCAGCCAACTGGCACAGTCGCAGGAACTGGCCAAAGAACAGCAGCAAAAAGTTCAGACGATGATGGCTTCAACCCAATACCGTGGCGGTGCGGTGATTCGGCCGAATAACAGCCTGACTTCCGAACTGAGCAAGATTCAGATCCCCGGCGTCACGGCCCGCCAGGACGGCGACGTGATTCGTATCGAAATCCCCGCCGACGCGTTGTTCCAAACGGGAACCAATTCACTGATTCCCAACTCCGACAACATCCTCTCGCAGCTGACCGGTATCCTGCAACGCGACTTCCCCCAGAACAAGATTGGCATCGAAGGGCATACCGACAATCAACCGGTAATGCCCCCATACACGTCCAGCCATCAGTTGTCGGCCAGTATGGCCCAAACGGTCTTCGATCAGCTCACCTCGCGTTACCGCATGAACCCCGACCGACTGGTGGTCGTGGGGCATGGTGCGAACCATCCGGTCGTTTCCAATGCTACCCCGGCTGGGCAGCATAAGAATCGCCGCGTCGACCTGGTGATCTATCCCCAGTCAGACAACTAG
- the hisH gene encoding imidazole glycerol phosphate synthase subunit HisH translates to MITIVDYQMGNLRSVQKAFEKTGHAAHITSDPKEIAAATKLVLPGVGACGDAVDEIRRRDLEGPIKDQIEAGTPFLGICLGLQMLFDVSYEGGEHEGLGILPGKVVKFELPHGYKVPHMGWNQAHFVHRPPIFEGIDEGTNFYFVHSYYVVPENDDVVAITADYGGPFCAAVWKDNLYATQFHPEKSQQAGLTVLHNFAQLA, encoded by the coding sequence ATGATCACGATCGTCGACTACCAGATGGGTAACCTGCGGAGTGTCCAAAAAGCCTTTGAAAAGACAGGGCATGCCGCACATATCACCAGCGATCCGAAAGAGATCGCCGCGGCAACCAAGCTTGTTTTGCCAGGGGTCGGGGCGTGTGGTGACGCGGTCGACGAGATCCGCCGCCGAGATCTGGAAGGGCCAATTAAGGACCAAATCGAAGCCGGCACCCCGTTTCTTGGGATTTGCCTGGGCCTGCAGATGTTGTTTGATGTTAGCTACGAAGGGGGCGAGCACGAAGGCCTGGGGATTCTGCCCGGTAAGGTCGTGAAGTTCGAGCTGCCCCATGGCTATAAAGTCCCCCATATGGGTTGGAATCAGGCTCACTTCGTCCACCGGCCACCCATTTTTGAAGGGATCGACGAGGGGACGAATTTCTACTTTGTTCACTCGTATTATGTCGTTCCAGAAAACGACGATGTCGTGGCGATTACCGCCGATTACGGCGGCCCGTTTTGCGCTGCCGTCTGGAAAGACAATCTCTACGCCACGCAGTTCCACCCGGAAAAGAGCCAACAGGCCGGGCTGACCGTATTGCACAACTTTGCCCAGTTGGCGTAG
- the hisA gene encoding 1-(5-phosphoribosyl)-5-[(5-phosphoribosylamino)methylideneamino]imidazole-4-carboxamide isomerase gives MQIWPAIDLLGGKCVRLQQGDYNRETVYGDDPAEMAKRWVEEGADCLHLVDLDGAKDGSLKNREAIAAIVAAVDIPCEVGGGIRDEKTIQELLDLGLARLVIGTKALREPDWFAAMCEKFPEKLVVGIDAKEGMVATDGWLEVSTTSAIDLAKTFEHLPIAAIIYTDIATDGMLAGPNVEAMQAMKEAVKLPVVASGGVTSVEDVKNLTVAGLDGAIVGRALYEGRLSVREAVEAAGGVR, from the coding sequence ATGCAAATTTGGCCGGCCATTGATCTTCTCGGTGGCAAATGCGTGCGACTCCAACAAGGAGACTACAACCGCGAAACGGTCTACGGGGACGACCCGGCTGAAATGGCGAAACGATGGGTCGAAGAAGGAGCCGATTGCCTCCATCTGGTCGACTTGGATGGGGCCAAGGACGGAAGTCTGAAAAACCGCGAAGCGATCGCTGCGATCGTGGCTGCTGTCGACATCCCCTGTGAAGTGGGCGGCGGAATTCGCGACGAGAAGACCATCCAGGAACTTCTCGATCTCGGACTGGCCCGCCTGGTGATCGGCACCAAGGCCCTGCGTGAGCCCGATTGGTTTGCCGCCATGTGCGAGAAATTCCCGGAAAAGCTGGTTGTCGGAATCGATGCCAAAGAAGGCATGGTCGCTACCGATGGCTGGCTCGAGGTGAGCACCACCTCGGCAATTGACTTGGCCAAAACGTTTGAGCATCTGCCGATCGCGGCCATTATCTATACGGACATCGCCACCGACGGCATGCTGGCCGGTCCCAATGTCGAAGCGATGCAGGCCATGAAAGAGGCCGTCAAACTGCCGGTCGTCGCATCTGGTGGTGTTACCTCGGTCGAAGACGTCAAGAACCTGACGGTCGCCGGACTGGATGGTGCGATCGTGGGACGTGCTTTGTACGAAGGCCGTTTATCCGTACGCGAGGCGGTCGAGGCCGCCGGCGGTGTGAGGTAA
- a CDS encoding elongation factor G, which produces MASFATETVRDIVLCGHGSTGKTSLIDRLLEITHAVDGTHSVDDGTSVCDFEPEEKAHHLSIEATLAHFQHQGLRFNVIDAPGYPDFIGHTISAMRGADTAMIVIDAHAGIAVNTRRVFQEAEKAGIGRMIVVNKIDTEHLDFATLMQSIRDTFGQACVPINFPRLESGAIVGVVDIFDEKADTSNAPIDPAIYKESLVEAAIEADEVWMERYFEGEVPTNEDLKTLIPKAVANGTLIPIVCCSIKKAVGISELLDAMALCSLPPSMVHRKAKSGDGSEIELLGDPNGPLAAQVFQTRIDPFVQKLSYIRVYNGTLRKDMTLPGSNGRKGLRIGQLLDVQANHLEPIDQAGPGDIVAVAKMEQLHTGTNEGELELPIIEFPQPMVGVAIRPKSRNDEAKLSMALHKLVEEDPTIQIEHDQETHELVLRGMSELHLALIQEKLARRDHLEIETYEPRIPFRESITYPAHGSYRHKKQSGGRGQFGEVHIRIQPLPQGTDIATFATKDNFPSMKHAHYFEAMNFLWVDSIVGASIPGNFMPAVEKGLLDRVHKGVLAGYPLQDLCVEVHYGKHHPVDSSETAFRIAASAALREVCKQAGPQMLEPMVDMHVTVPIDCVGDVYSDMATRRGQISGTQEAGANMQTVVCVVPLAETTSYARSLSSLTGGQGSYSMSFSHYAPLPSHLQDKHRQHIEEEDES; this is translated from the coding sequence ATGGCAAGTTTTGCAACCGAGACCGTCCGCGATATTGTCTTATGCGGTCATGGTTCGACTGGGAAGACGAGCCTGATCGACCGCCTACTTGAGATAACGCACGCGGTGGACGGAACACACAGTGTGGACGACGGAACGAGTGTCTGCGATTTCGAGCCGGAGGAAAAGGCTCACCATCTTTCCATTGAGGCGACTCTCGCCCACTTTCAACATCAGGGACTTCGCTTCAACGTAATCGATGCTCCCGGCTACCCCGATTTCATTGGCCATACGATCTCGGCCATGCGCGGAGCCGACACCGCGATGATTGTGATCGACGCCCACGCTGGCATCGCCGTCAACACGCGGCGAGTCTTTCAGGAGGCTGAAAAGGCCGGTATCGGCCGGATGATTGTGGTTAACAAGATCGATACCGAGCATCTCGACTTTGCTACTTTGATGCAGTCGATCCGCGATACGTTCGGCCAGGCCTGTGTGCCGATTAACTTTCCTCGGTTAGAAAGCGGCGCGATCGTCGGTGTGGTCGATATTTTCGACGAAAAGGCCGATACCTCCAACGCCCCGATCGACCCAGCCATCTACAAAGAGTCGCTCGTCGAAGCGGCGATTGAAGCAGACGAAGTGTGGATGGAACGCTACTTCGAAGGAGAAGTCCCCACCAACGAAGATTTGAAGACCCTCATCCCCAAAGCAGTCGCCAACGGAACGCTGATTCCGATCGTCTGCTGCAGTATCAAGAAGGCCGTGGGGATTTCCGAACTGCTCGACGCGATGGCGCTTTGTTCGCTTCCTCCATCCATGGTGCACCGCAAAGCCAAGAGTGGTGATGGCTCGGAGATCGAACTGTTGGGCGATCCCAACGGCCCGCTCGCGGCCCAGGTATTTCAAACCCGGATCGATCCTTTCGTTCAGAAGCTGAGCTACATCCGCGTGTACAACGGAACGCTTCGCAAAGATATGACCCTGCCTGGCAGCAATGGCCGTAAGGGGCTACGAATCGGTCAGCTACTCGACGTGCAGGCCAACCACCTCGAACCGATCGATCAAGCGGGACCAGGCGATATTGTCGCCGTCGCGAAGATGGAGCAGTTACATACCGGCACCAATGAAGGAGAGTTGGAACTGCCTATTATCGAGTTCCCCCAACCAATGGTCGGCGTGGCGATTCGTCCTAAGAGCCGCAACGACGAAGCGAAGCTCAGTATGGCCCTGCATAAGCTGGTCGAAGAGGATCCGACGATCCAGATCGAACACGATCAGGAAACGCACGAACTAGTGCTGCGGGGGATGAGCGAACTTCATTTGGCATTGATCCAAGAGAAGCTGGCTCGCCGCGATCATCTGGAGATTGAAACATACGAACCGCGAATTCCGTTCCGTGAATCGATCACCTATCCGGCACATGGTTCCTATCGCCATAAGAAACAGTCTGGCGGTAGAGGGCAGTTCGGCGAGGTGCATATCCGCATTCAACCTCTTCCTCAAGGAACCGACATCGCGACGTTCGCTACCAAGGATAACTTCCCCAGTATGAAGCATGCCCATTACTTCGAGGCAATGAATTTCCTGTGGGTCGATTCGATCGTGGGGGCTTCGATTCCTGGTAACTTCATGCCGGCGGTCGAGAAGGGCCTGTTGGATCGGGTGCACAAAGGGGTTCTGGCTGGCTATCCGCTGCAAGACCTGTGCGTCGAAGTCCATTACGGGAAGCACCATCCGGTCGATAGCTCGGAAACGGCGTTCCGGATAGCGGCCTCGGCGGCGCTGCGCGAAGTTTGCAAGCAAGCTGGCCCGCAGATGCTGGAGCCGATGGTCGACATGCACGTTACGGTTCCGATTGACTGTGTTGGCGACGTCTACAGTGACATGGCGACGCGGCGAGGTCAGATCTCAGGCACCCAGGAAGCCGGGGCGAACATGCAAACGGTGGTTTGTGTCGTTCCCTTGGCCGAGACTACTTCGTATGCCCGGTCCCTTTCCAGTCTGACCGGAGGGCAGGGGAGCTACAGTATGAGCTTCTCGCACTACGCCCCGTTGCCATCCCATTTGCAGGATAAGCATCGTCAGCATATCGAAGAGGAGGACGAGAGCTGA
- a CDS encoding serine O-acetyltransferase — translation MASDARLKEDLPTLTDRIVSTYKQIGKINHLGHCPLPNYEVVISILEDMKEILYPGYQRREGLHMGNITYHVGDLIDGLHDKLTTQIARALRHDERVNGKPDTCNPLEETDYEAKGQAMAIEFLNRIPDLREILATDVQAAYDGDPACTNLDEVIFCYPGLEAITVYRVANLLYRLGVPFIPRMMTEWAHKQTGIDIHPGATIGSFFFIDHGTGVVIGQTCEIGKHVKLYQGVTLGALSFDTDNEGNIVRGMKRHPTIEDHVVIYANATVLGGRTVVGNHSVIGSSVWLTRSVDPNTTVLLEKPRLRLRSEAVEELQPELNFQI, via the coding sequence ATGGCCTCTGATGCACGTCTGAAAGAAGATCTTCCGACGCTGACCGATCGCATCGTCAGCACGTACAAGCAGATCGGCAAGATCAATCACCTTGGCCATTGCCCCCTGCCGAATTACGAAGTCGTAATCTCGATTTTGGAAGACATGAAGGAGATTCTGTACCCCGGCTACCAGCGCCGCGAGGGTCTGCACATGGGGAACATCACCTATCATGTGGGCGACCTGATCGATGGCTTGCACGATAAGCTAACCACGCAAATTGCTCGCGCCTTGCGGCACGACGAGCGAGTCAACGGCAAGCCGGATACTTGCAACCCATTGGAAGAGACCGACTACGAAGCCAAAGGCCAGGCCATGGCCATCGAGTTTCTGAATCGGATTCCCGATCTGCGTGAGATCCTGGCCACCGATGTACAAGCAGCCTACGACGGCGACCCGGCCTGCACCAATCTGGATGAAGTGATCTTCTGCTACCCAGGCCTTGAAGCGATCACCGTTTATCGCGTTGCCAACTTGCTGTACCGACTGGGCGTACCGTTCATCCCGCGCATGATGACCGAGTGGGCTCACAAGCAGACTGGGATCGATATTCACCCCGGTGCGACCATTGGAAGTTTCTTCTTCATCGATCACGGTACTGGCGTGGTGATTGGCCAGACCTGCGAGATCGGCAAGCACGTCAAGCTGTACCAGGGCGTGACGCTCGGTGCTCTTTCGTTCGATACCGACAACGAAGGCAACATCGTCCGTGGCATGAAGCGTCATCCCACAATCGAAGATCACGTGGTGATATACGCCAATGCGACGGTACTCGGCGGACGCACGGTCGTCGGCAATCATAGCGTGATTGGTTCCAGTGTGTGGCTTACCAGAAGTGTCGACCCCAACACGACGGTACTGCTGGAAAAGCCTCGCCTGCGTCTGCGATCGGAAGCGGTGGAAGAACTTCAACCGGAACTCAACTTCCAGATCTAA
- a CDS encoding FHA domain-containing protein, which translates to MRPDSQLGNSKPSQAGQGRRSGASLRIARGQVNQREREIEVPVFTLGSAGDCDLVLGDEQFPELYAYILRTHDGYRLRCLVAEPILTVNAEDMVIKQLEDGDRIRCGPYEFHFQKSANSVAQSSELPQSKTSPVDLPWVATDGQAQDGIETVHRLLHDIRSRVDGRTFTEALRRSA; encoded by the coding sequence ATGCGTCCAGATTCACAGCTTGGAAACTCGAAACCAAGCCAAGCCGGCCAAGGTCGCCGGTCAGGTGCCTCGTTGCGGATTGCCCGCGGCCAGGTAAATCAGCGCGAGCGTGAAATCGAAGTCCCCGTTTTTACCTTGGGGTCTGCCGGTGATTGCGATCTGGTCCTCGGTGATGAGCAGTTCCCTGAACTTTACGCCTACATCCTCCGTACTCACGACGGATATCGTTTGCGGTGCCTGGTGGCCGAACCCATCCTCACGGTGAATGCCGAGGACATGGTCATCAAGCAACTGGAGGATGGAGATCGCATTCGCTGCGGTCCTTACGAATTCCACTTTCAGAAATCGGCCAACTCGGTGGCTCAATCGTCAGAGTTGCCCCAATCGAAAACTTCACCGGTTGACTTGCCTTGGGTGGCAACCGATGGCCAAGCCCAGGACGGCATCGAGACCGTTCACCGATTGCTTCACGACATTCGCTCGCGAGTCGACGGTAGAACATTCACTGAAGCACTTCGCCGGTCAGCCTGA
- the atpC gene encoding ATP synthase F1 subunit epsilon, translated as MPSIQCIVVTPEKTALETTAEFIALPLADGEMGIGENHAPVIGRLGYGEMRIVSEGQTQRLYVDGGFVQIADNVVSILTGKAIPPSDIDIVQAETQLVEASKAIAPTDELAAIKTRNIEQACNQIRVAKRSAN; from the coding sequence GTGCCTTCCATCCAATGCATCGTGGTCACGCCCGAAAAGACCGCACTCGAAACGACTGCTGAATTCATCGCCCTGCCGTTGGCAGACGGCGAAATGGGGATTGGTGAGAACCATGCCCCAGTCATTGGTCGTCTCGGCTACGGCGAAATGCGTATCGTCTCGGAAGGCCAGACCCAGCGTCTGTACGTCGACGGCGGTTTCGTTCAGATCGCTGACAACGTAGTCAGCATTCTGACCGGCAAAGCAATTCCGCCTAGCGATATCGACATCGTTCAGGCAGAAACTCAGCTGGTGGAAGCATCCAAGGCGATTGCTCCGACCGACGAGTTGGCCGCCATCAAGACGCGAAACATCGAGCAAGCTTGCAATCAAATCCGAGTTGCTAAACGCTCCGCCAACTAG